The Kordia sp. SMS9 DNA window CACCCATAAAAAAAGCCTCATCAAAACTGACAAGGCTTTCTTTTAAAAAATATATGTTCTATGATTATGACTCAATTTCTGATTTATTTTTCATCATAATACTTTTCTTCTTGCTTGGATCTACAATTTTTCCTTTAATCTTAATAGCTTTTGTACGCTCATCTGCATTCGAATATACTGTGATCGTTTTTCTAATTGGTCCAACACGTTTCGTATCATACTTCACTTCAATAATACCATTTTCTCCTGGTAAAATTGGCGCGTCTGGTTTCTTAGGAATCGTACATCCACAACTAGAATATACTCTTGTAATCACTAAAGGTGCTGTTCCTGTGTTTGTAAATTCGAAAACACGGACACCGTCAGCTCCTTTTTCAATCGTTCCGTAATCAATCGTTTCTGTTTTAAACTTGATCTTTGCGGTCTTTTCCTGTGCCTGTATCGCCATGGTGAATAAACCAACAAACAATATCGTAATTATTTTTTTCATCTTCTTAGAATTTAGTATTAGTGTAAAATTAGGTGCTTATTTGTTATTTTACAAAAATTATTTCACAAAAAACAAAGTAACTAGTATCAAATACACATATTTACGAATTAAATGCAAAAGTGATAAAACACTTTTTAAATAGTATAGATATAAGTACTTTTGTCAACTTAAATATTACAAAAACAATACCAAAATGAGTATTCAGAAAAAGTATGATCCAAGTCAGATAGAAGACAAATGGTACCAATATTGGATGGAAAATAACTATTTTCATTCAGAACCAGACGAACGTGAAGCGTATACAATTGTAATTCCGCCACCGAACGTCACTGGAGTCTTGCACATGGGACACATGCTAAATAATACCATTCAAGATGTATTGATACGCCGTGCGCGACTGCAAGGATACAACGCGTGCTGGGTTCCCGGAACCGATCATGCTTCTATAGCTACGGAAGCGAAAGTTGTACATAAATTAAAAGAAGAAGGCATTCAGAAGTCTGATTTAAGTCGTGAAGAATTTTTATCCCATGCATGGGAATGGACACACAAACACGGCGGAATTATTTTGGAGCAATTGAAGAAATTAGGCGCTTCTTGCGATTGGGAACGTACGAAATTTACAATGGATGACGATATGTCAGCCGCTGTCATCAAGACATTTGTCGATTTGTATAATAAAGGCTTAATTTATCGCGGATATCGCATGGTAAACTGGGATCCAGAAGCAAAAACGACTCTTTCTGATGAAGAAGTAATTTACGAAGAAAAACAGGGAAATTTGTACTATCTGGCGTATGCCATCGAAGGAAGTGATGAAAAAGTAACGATCGCTACGACACGTCCAGAAACGATTTTGGGAGATACTGCCATCTGTATCAACCCAAATGACGAACGGTATGCACATTTAAGAGGAAAAAAAGCCATTGTTCCGTTGGCAAACAGAGTCATTCCTATTATTGAAGACGAATATGTAGATATCGAATTTGGTACAGGTTGCTTAAAAGTAACGCCTGCACACGATATAAATGATAAAGAATTAGGCGATAAACACAACTTGGAAGTTATTGATATTTTCAACGAAGATGCTTCACTCAATAGTTTTGGATTGTATTACGAAGGAAAAGATCGTTTTGTAGTGCGTAAAGAAATCTCTAAAGAATTAGAGGAAAAAGGTTTTCTGATCAAAACGGAAACGCATATCAACAAAGTGGGAACGTCTGAACGTACAAAAGCCGTGATTGAACCAAGATTGTCCGATCAGTGGTTTTTAAAAATGGACGATTTGGTAAAACCTGCCATTGAAGCAGTGTTAGGAGAAGATAGCGACATCAATTTGTTTCCAAAAAAGTTCGAAAACACCTATCGTCATTGGATGGAAAATATCCGCGATTGGAATATTTCACGTCAACTTTGGTGGGGACAACAAATTCCTGCGTATTATTTTGGGGATGGAAAAGAAGATTTCGCTGTAGCGGAAACGAAAGAAGCGGCGTTAGCCTTAGCAAAAGCGGCAACAGGCAATGAAAACTTAACCTTAGACGATTTGCGTCAGGATGCAGATGCGTTAGATACATGGTTTTCTTCGTGGTTGTGGCCAATTAGTGTTTTTGATGGAATTCGTCATCCAGAAAATGAAGAAATTCAATATTACTATCCAACAAATGATTTGGTAACCGGACCAGATATTTTATTTTTCTGGGTTGCCCGAATGATCATTGCTGGATACGAATATCGTGATATGAAACCGTTTACCAATGTATATTTAACAGGTTTGGTGCGCGATAAGCAAGGTCGTAAAATGTCAAAATCGCTTGGAAATTCTCCAGACGCATTAAAGTTGATAGAAGAGTTTGGAGCCGATGGTGTACGTGTAGGTTTGTTATTAAGTGCAGCCGCAGGAAACGATTTATTGTTTGATTTTGATCAAGTTGATGAAGCTGGAGAAGTTTTAAAGCCTAAAGAAATCAAAGCGTGGAAAGAAGCTGGAAAAGAACCTATATACACTTCTCAATTATGCATGCAAGGAAAAGGATTTGCGAATAAAATTTTCAATGCGTACAATCTTACCCAAATTTGGGAAGTAAGCGATGACGTGGAGCAGCCAGCAGTTGCTAAAATTGCGATTGAATGGTTTCAATCCAAATTCCAAAAAGCACTGGTAGCTTTGGAAGATCAATACAGCAAATACAGAATCTCGGATGCGTTAATGATTTCGTACAAACTCGTTTGGGATGACTTCTGTTCATGGTTTTTGGAAATGGTAAAACCAACGTATGGTTCGCCAATTGACCGAAAAACATACAACACGGTCATTTCACTATTTGAAGAGAATTTAAAAATTTTACATCCGTTTATGCCATTCCTTACGGAAGATATTTGGCAACGAATGGCAGATCGTTCAAAAGAAGAAGCATTAATTGTTTCTAGTTGGCCAGAAAGTGCTGAAATTAAAGAGGAATTATTATCAGATTTTGAAATGATTCAAGACGTAGTTTCGGGTATTAGAACGATTCGTAAAGAGAAAAATATCGCCAATAAAGATGCGATTTCATTAACGATTGTCAACAATGAAAAATCTACCACAAACTTAGATGCAGTGATTGCAAAACTAGGAAATGTAGAAAACATCAGCTACAGCGACGAAAAATTAGAAGGCGCGTTATCGTTCCGAGTAAAATCGAATGAATACTTTATTCCGATGGAAGGCGCGATTGATATTGACGCAGAAATTGAAAAACTGACCAAAGAATTGGAATATGTAGAAGGCTCGTTAAAAATCGTTCAAAAGAAACTTTCCAACGAACGTTTTGTAAACAATGCGCCAGAACAAGTGGTTGCCAACGAAAAGAAAAAAGAAGCAGACGCCATTGCGAAGATTGAAACGTTGAAAGCGAGTTTGGCTTCTTTGAAGTAATTTGTGATTTAGATCGCTACGCTATTAGATTTGAGACCGCTTCGCTGCTAGATCGCGCTCATGCGCTGTTAGACAGCTTTTGATTGAAAGATTGCCTCTTACATCATTAAAGGAGGAAGCATGACGAAGTAATCTGTTTGTGTAGCAACAGATTGCCACACGTTTTTCATTTCGACAAGCTTAATGTGAAAAACGTTCGCAAAGACGTTTCAGAGAAGTGTTTTGAAACGCAATAGATCAGCAATCTAAAATCGACAATCGTTAATTCTAAAGGTCACTTCGATTTCTATGGCAAAAGCAAGCGATTTTGATTAAAAGATTGAACTCACTAGTTTCTTTATTTTTCTTATTACTGTCCGTCACTTCGAGTGTTTTTTCGGAATATTTTACATTGAGCGTAGTCGAAATAAAATGGAGAAAAAATGTATCGAGAAGTACTTTGAAACGATATATTTATCCAAGCAGATCTCGATACAAAATCTTTACAAGATTTCACTCGATCAGACGTTTTGAGTTTCAAGAAAATAGAACAACAAAAACCATGTACAGCAATAATTTTGTACGTGGTTTTTTGTTTTTACCACAAATTCAAGAATGTTTTAGTTTGTTTATGTGTGCTATTGAAAAATGATTTTTCTGCGTCCTGCTGAACTTTTACATTGAGTTTGTCGAAGTGTGATTCAGTCACACATCAAAAATCTGAAAATCAACAATCGTTAATCGTACATCAAAGCGTCACTTCGAGTGAATTTGTGGAACAAATTTGTATCGAGAAGTGCTTTGAAACAAAAAGATTATACAAGTAGATCTCGATACAAAATTCGTCGAATTTCACTCGATCTGACGTTAAAGTTTCCGTAGATCAACAATCGTTCATCATACATCCAAACCGTCACTTCAAGGAGCTTTCGAAGTGTTAGTCTCGTTAAAACAATAATCAGAATGTACTAATACCAATTAAACTATAAAATGCAACATATAAACTATGATTCCTTTCTATACAGGAACAAGTCTAAGAGGAGCGATCTAAAAGCAAAGCAAGTCTAAAGAAAAAATCTAATTATTCTCAAAATACGAATTCACCAACTCAATGTATTCCTGTTTGGCTTCTTCAGGCGTAATGTTTTGTGTTTGTAAGAGTGCGTTCATTTTAAACGCATTGATAATTGGACGACTACTGCTAGGTTTGCCGTCATTATTGGTTGCACGTTTGTAATAGGCATACAAGCGCAATAAAAAATCTGCTGGGAAAGAATCCGTACAGTTATTGATGCGCGCAACCGCTTCAAAAAATTCTATGTCTAAATCAGAAACACTCATGATTTCATAGCAATGACGTCTACGCCACCTTTTACTGTTTGATTGAGTTGAATATTAAGTTTTGTGTCTAAAGGTAAAAACAAATCTACACGTGAGCCAAATTTAATAAATCCTGCATCTTCACCTTGCACAGCTTGTTCACCTTCTTCTGCATAGTTGATAATTCGTCGTGCCAATGCGCCTGCAATTTGTCGGTACAATATAGTTCCATAGGTTTCGTTTTCCACAACAATGGTGGTACGCTCGTTTTCTTCAGACGATTTCGGATGCCAAGCTACTAAGTATTTTCCTGGATGATATTTGCTGTATTTAATGGTTCCGCCAATTGCATAACGCGTTACATGCACGTTTATTGGTGACATAAAGATAGATACTTGCAAACGTTTGTCGTTAAAGTATTCTTTTTCAAATACTTCTTCAATCACCACCACTTTTCCATCTACAGGCGCAATCACGTGTCTGTCATTTTTTTGTGTATCGCGTTTTGGGTTTCTAAAAAATTGTAGAATCAAAATTAAAAATACAACTGCAATTCCTTGCAATAGATATTTTACCCAAGCAACGTCAATTTTATCTGCGGTAAGCACAATAGCTGCCACGATGATAAATGTAACAATGATGATTTTATAGCCTTCTTTATGAAACATAATGTAATATCTTTAAAAACAAATAAATAAATGGTGCTGAAAATATCATGCTATCCAATCGGTCAAAAATTCCGCCATGTCCAGGCATAATAGAGCCGCTATCTTTTACATTTGCTTGCCTTTTGAACTTTGATTGAATCAAATCGCCCATTGTTCCTATAGAACTAATGATGATTGCTAAAATAAGCCAACTGCTAAAATTTAAAGTTTCTGTAAATTTAGCTATAAAATAACTAGCAACACAAGAAAAAAACAATCCGCCCAAAAAACCTTCTACGGTTTTCTTCGGTGAAATTCGAGCAAATAGTTTCTGTTTTCCAAAGTTTTTTCCCGTAATATAAGCAAACGAATCATTCACCCAAACTAAAATAAAACTTCCTAAAATGATGTAAGGTTCATACGTTT harbors:
- a CDS encoding acyl-CoA-binding protein, encoding MSVSDLDIEFFEAVARINNCTDSFPADFLLRLYAYYKRATNNDGKPSSSRPIINAFKMNALLQTQNITPEEAKQEYIELVNSYFENN
- a CDS encoding phosphatidate cytidylyltransferase, producing MKELFTRSLTGLIFVTLLITSVYYSQSAIFAVFTIFGLLCMYEFSKLIYLSGFLHYLIFLTTLSVFVFWKQWQPDIKIQEATLILLVFSIFVSLFLMRDLFSKKIIPQTQFKKYLLVTFYMSSSFVFLLLIPNATETYEPYIILGSFILVWVNDSFAYITGKNFGKQKLFARISPKKTVEGFLGGLFFSCVASYFIAKFTETLNFSSWLILAIIISSIGTMGDLIQSKFKRQANVKDSGSIMPGHGGIFDRLDSMIFSAPFIYLFLKILHYVS
- a CDS encoding DUF1573 domain-containing protein gives rise to the protein MKKIITILFVGLFTMAIQAQEKTAKIKFKTETIDYGTIEKGADGVRVFEFTNTGTAPLVITRVYSSCGCTIPKKPDAPILPGENGIIEVKYDTKRVGPIRKTITVYSNADERTKAIKIKGKIVDPSKKKSIMMKNKSEIES
- a CDS encoding phosphatidylserine decarboxylase family protein, which produces MFHKEGYKIIIVTFIIVAAIVLTADKIDVAWVKYLLQGIAVVFLILILQFFRNPKRDTQKNDRHVIAPVDGKVVVIEEVFEKEYFNDKRLQVSIFMSPINVHVTRYAIGGTIKYSKYHPGKYLVAWHPKSSEENERTTIVVENETYGTILYRQIAGALARRIINYAEEGEQAVQGEDAGFIKFGSRVDLFLPLDTKLNIQLNQTVKGGVDVIAMKS
- a CDS encoding valine--tRNA ligase, whose translation is MSIQKKYDPSQIEDKWYQYWMENNYFHSEPDEREAYTIVIPPPNVTGVLHMGHMLNNTIQDVLIRRARLQGYNACWVPGTDHASIATEAKVVHKLKEEGIQKSDLSREEFLSHAWEWTHKHGGIILEQLKKLGASCDWERTKFTMDDDMSAAVIKTFVDLYNKGLIYRGYRMVNWDPEAKTTLSDEEVIYEEKQGNLYYLAYAIEGSDEKVTIATTRPETILGDTAICINPNDERYAHLRGKKAIVPLANRVIPIIEDEYVDIEFGTGCLKVTPAHDINDKELGDKHNLEVIDIFNEDASLNSFGLYYEGKDRFVVRKEISKELEEKGFLIKTETHINKVGTSERTKAVIEPRLSDQWFLKMDDLVKPAIEAVLGEDSDINLFPKKFENTYRHWMENIRDWNISRQLWWGQQIPAYYFGDGKEDFAVAETKEAALALAKAATGNENLTLDDLRQDADALDTWFSSWLWPISVFDGIRHPENEEIQYYYPTNDLVTGPDILFFWVARMIIAGYEYRDMKPFTNVYLTGLVRDKQGRKMSKSLGNSPDALKLIEEFGADGVRVGLLLSAAAGNDLLFDFDQVDEAGEVLKPKEIKAWKEAGKEPIYTSQLCMQGKGFANKIFNAYNLTQIWEVSDDVEQPAVAKIAIEWFQSKFQKALVALEDQYSKYRISDALMISYKLVWDDFCSWFLEMVKPTYGSPIDRKTYNTVISLFEENLKILHPFMPFLTEDIWQRMADRSKEEALIVSSWPESAEIKEELLSDFEMIQDVVSGIRTIRKEKNIANKDAISLTIVNNEKSTTNLDAVIAKLGNVENISYSDEKLEGALSFRVKSNEYFIPMEGAIDIDAEIEKLTKELEYVEGSLKIVQKKLSNERFVNNAPEQVVANEKKKEADAIAKIETLKASLASLK